One window of Chrysiogenia bacterium genomic DNA carries:
- a CDS encoding methylmalonyl-CoA carboxyltransferase: protein AYPIAEVAVMGADGAVGIIHRGEIKEAADPDAKRAELIEEYKSLFANPYKAAELGYVDEVIDPAETRSRLVSAFDMLRDKKDTNPWKKHGNIPL, encoded by the coding sequence GCTTACCCCATTGCAGAGGTTGCAGTGATGGGCGCCGATGGCGCCGTCGGCATCATCCATCGCGGCGAGATCAAGGAAGCGGCCGATCCCGACGCCAAGCGCGCCGAGCTGATCGAGGAATACAAGAGCCTGTTCGCCAACCCCTACAAGGCTGCCGAGCTTGGTTACGTCGACGAGGTCATCGATCCGGCCGAGACGCGCTCACGCCTGGTCAGCGCCTTCGACATGCTCCGCGACAAGAAGGACACCAACCCCTGGAAGAAGCACGGGAATATCCCGCTGTAA